In Clostridium omnivorum, the DNA window GTGTAAAGCAAGTTACAGTTGATAAAAGTAATAAAATAGCTTTGGAATCAACTCTAAATATTACACAGCCCATTAAAGGACAAACTTTAAATAATATTATGACTCCAGTAAAATATGCTTTTTTAAATGGAAGCAGTATAGATGGTTTAAAAGGGAAACTGTATATAAATTCCATGCTATATAAAGAACAAAGTGCTAGCACGGATATTCTGCAGATAAATGCATTAGATTTTAAAGAGGGCAGTGAAAATAATATATATGTAGATGCTTTTAACTCTGACGGGAAAAAATTTAGCAGTGAAAGCAGCTATTATATTAAATCAACTAAAGGATTGAAAGATATTCTGTGGACTAAACAAGACAATATAGTATTATCACCTGCCATTACTCTAGAGTATGTAGATGATACAAGTAATAATGGATTTCTTGAAGGACAGGTTGAGTTTGAAAATGAAGTTCAAGCTATTACCCTTAATGATGATGTTTATAGATATGGAAGTACTACTACTTCAGTGAGTTCGAGTGGAGACCCAACTGGTGAGCCTGTAGATTCACAAATAAATTATAAGATTTCTTGTGATAATGGCATAACGTGGAAAAGCATATGGCCAAATAATAAGGCGTTTTTAGATAAGCCTAATAAAAAGATAAAAATTAGAGTTAGTTTGACTATGGCTGAAATTCCATCAAAATATACCACTGCATTACTCCAAAATAAACTGAGTATATATAAGTTTGTTCCTAAGATTTTTGATATTAATATTACTGGTCTATTTGATTGCATACTTGATGATAATTTTAGTAACATGAATAAAATTAATAGTAGTACTATTAATTCTGTGAGCATAAGCAGTGAAGGAATAAAATTAATAAACCCTCAGTCTACAACTAGCAATTCATCATTGTCGACTAAGGTAGTTGGAAGTGTTCAAGCAAAAAAAATAGAGTTAATGGAATCTGTGTCAAAAGTTAGAGTTGAAGCGCAAGAAATAAGAGGCTCAGGAGAAATATTTTACTATATATCCTCTGATGAAGGGGTAAGCTGGCAAAAAATTAATTTAAATGAAGATACTAATCTAAATAAGGCTAGCAATAAACTGATTTTAAAGGCAGAACTGTCAGCTCCTACCGGCGCTGTAAGCCCAACAATAAAGTCATGGAGGTTAATAGAACTTGATTGCAAAAGACTTACCACAAGTAATACTTTTAAAGTTCAGCTTCTAGATATACCACAAAACCTAGAAGCAACTCCAAAAGTAAATTATACTACCTTGTTAAGATGGCAATATGATTTGTTAAAGATTCAGCAAGGAGTGAGGTTTAATGTTTATAGAAGTACAATACAAGGGTTTACACCTTCAAAAGAAAATTTAATTGCATCTAATATTACTACAACTTACTATAACGACTATAACATTAATTATGGTCAGAAATTCTATTATAAAGTTACTGCAGTTAAAGATTTCGAAGGCCAGAAGGGAAGAGAAAGCTGCAGCTCAAATTCTGCTCTAGCTACCATTGTGGATAAAAATGAGCTGGATAAAAGACTTGGGCTAGAGGACTATTGGGCGGCATCTCAGTTTAGGACTGGTGCAGGTTCAGGCTTTATAAATCTAACTAGCGGTAATCTTTGTTATGAAGGTACGGATTTTGTGTATCCCTCCCCTAAACTGGCAATGGTTTTAAGGAGAACCTATAATAATCAAGCTACTTCAAAGTCATCCTTTGGAATTGGTTGGGACTTTAATTTTAATACAAATTTATTAAAAGAATATGATGTTACTGGAAAAATAGTACAAGCTCTTATATTAAAGGATGGAGATGGAACAACCCATAGATTTAAAATAAGAGCAGATGGTACCTATGAAAGTCCTAAGGGTTCTCACATGGAGCTTACGCAAAAAACTAATGGAACTTATGAAATTAGACGAGAGGATAATATAACTTATGTATTTGATAGTTCCATGAACTTAAAGCTGTTTAAAGATGATTTTGGAAATGCTTTGAATATTACTTACAACGGACGTGGTAATATTGACAGTGTTTATGATAACTATAATCATAAAATAAGTTTTTTTTATGAAAATAAAAATATAGATTTAGTTTCAAGCATAGTAGACCCCTCAGGAAGAGTATTTCACTATGAATATAACAGTAATGAAAAGCTTGAGAAGATGTATATAATTATAGAAAATAATCAAGTTTATTCAGAGACCTATTTATACGATAAGAATAATAATATTGAAAAGGTTATAGGCCCTAAAAATCAGCAGACAACAAGCTTTCAGTATTATGATAATGGTACTGTTAAGAGATTTACTGATCCTAAAAGTGAATATATTGATATTCAGTATGCTCCACAGGTGAACGCTGCTATATTTACAGAGGGGGAAACCACGCTCGTATCAAATAGAAATGTAAAAGCTTCTTTTAAATACAATGTGGAAGGTAATCTTATTGAAACAGTAGATCCATTATTAAACCACACTTATTATGAAGTTGATAGCGATTATAATACAAGAGCTATGAAGTATTATAAAAAAACTGATGATAAAAGTGAAGAAATTAAATATTCCTATGATTATGATAGTAAAGGTAATATTATATCTATAACTGATCCAGAATTAAATCTTACAGAGTTTAAGGATTATAATAAATTTAATGAACCCAAAAAGATTATTAAAAAGGGTATAGAAGACGGTAAGGAAGTCATTATTGAGACTAACTATAATTACGATGATAATAATGGTAATTTATTGACTTCAACAGATTCAGAAAATAGAGTGACAACCTATGACTACTATAGTAATGGATTAATAAAGAGTTCCACGGATAACTTCAATAATAAAACTGAGTACATTTATTATGAGGAAGGAGCTTATAAAGGAAAGCTTAGAAAAACAATAGAACCTTTAGGAAAGGTAACAGAAGTAACGGAGTACGACAAGCAGGGTAATGCAACAAAAATAATAACCTATGATGCAAATAATCCTAGTAAAATAGAGGATTCAATTGGGGCTTTATATGATATCCTAGGCAGAAAGACTAGGACTATATACCAAGATAACCAGTATGATGAGTATGAGTATGACTTAAATCATAACCTTGTAGCTAGTTATGATAGGGATAAAGTGCCTACAATATATGGCTATGATGATTTAGACAGGCCAACTTATGTGCAAAAGGTAAATGGTGACTGTTCATCTACATCATATGAGTATAACGCAGATAATAAATTAGTAGTTACTACTGAAGATGCAGGTGCAAGAACAACTCAGCAGTACTATGATGCAGCAGGAAGAGTGGAAAAAACTATATCAGGTAACAATTATACCAGATATGAATATGACAACCTTGGTAATATGACTAAGATATTTGGAAGAGATGACTATGATGAGAAAAAGGAAAAGCTAATAGCTACTGCTCAGTATGATGTTTTCAATAGAATTACTAAGCAATTTATTGATCCAACAAATAAGAATATTTGCAGTTCAGTGGATTATGATTTTCTTGGTAATAAAAAAAGTGAGATAGATGGTTTAGGAAATAAGACAGAATATAATTACGATAACATCGGGAGATTAAAAGCTGTTCACAACTTTGTTACTTCAAGGACATATGATGAGTCAAGTAAGAAGATTACGGAAACTCAAGGGAAAATTGATGATCTAGTAACAGATTATCTTTATGACCAAAGGGATCCAGTAGAAGTTGGATTAGTTTATAACAGTGTTAAGGATGCGCTGCACAGAGAAACAAGAACTTACTTTGATGCTTTAGGAAGAAAAGTAAAGGAGACTAAAAAAGACGGTGAAACTGGTGAACTAAGGGAAACTAAGTATGATTATTACATTACTGGCAAGCTTAAAACAGAAATTAAGCCGGACAAAACCCCTATTTCTTTTGAGTACACCAATTTGCTTCAGTTAAAGACCGTAAAGTATGGAGCAGATAATAGTCAATATACCTCCTTTGATTATTACAACAATGGATTAACAAAATCTATAGAAGATCTAATGAACGGTAATAGTATAAAAACGGATTACCAATATGACAGCATAGGAAGATTGGAACAAATAACCCAAGAAGGACAATATATTGGATATCATTATGATGGAAGTAATAATGTAACGGATATATCTTATGCTTGTGGAGGTGAAAATAAAAATATTCACTACCAATACGATAAATCTAATAGATTAGATTATATTGCTTCAGGTGAGAATACAGTAAGAGAATATAAGTACACCTTTGCAGATAGGGTAGACAATATTATTAACTACAGAAAGTTTGATACTGGAAACAAGGATAGCTATACTCTGCAAAAATATAAATACAATTCTTTAGGACAGCCGGAAGAAATACAATACCTAGAGAACGGAAACTCATTAAAAGAAAAGTATAACCTTCAATTTGACAATAATGGAAGGATAAAAAATGAAGTTTCTTGGTCAAACTATACCAATGCAGATTACACAAAGACAGACTATGAAAACAAAGATAGCAATAAGCAAATTGAAATAAGTAAGACAGAAAGCTACTTATATGATGAACTTGGCAGATTAATAACTGATACAAGTACTAAAACAGAGACGGGCAAGGAGACTAAGAATAAAGTAACAAATTATAGCTATGACTGGGTTGGTAACAGAAAGGCTAAAGTAAGTGATACGGAAACCTTAGCTTATAATTACAATGATTTCAATAACTTGCTAAACATATACAGAAACGGTAATATTAAGAGTAAATGGACCTATGATTTAAATGGCAACCAGCTCACTGAAACAACTAATCGTGAAAAGGATGAGGTTCCAGGAAAGGATGCAGCTCAGGTTACTAAGGAGTTCATATATGATAGGTCGGACAGATTATATAAACTAAAAACAACTGATGGAACTAATCTTCAAGAAGTAACCAATTATTATAATGCAAATGGTGAGAGAACAAAGCAAATTGAAGTAAATAAAAAAGTAACAGACACCAACACTTCAGTACCAGGCTTAGAAACAAGATATTTTTATAATAATGGAAAGCTGCTATTTACAACTGATCAGAACCATACATTAGTTGAGGATAATCTACTTGATCCATCAGGACAAATAATCTTTACAAAGAGAAATGATGGCAATTATACTAACAAATACTTCTTCTACAGCCATGATACAAGAGGAAGCGTAAGCAACATTATAAACCCAGATGGCAAGCTTGTTAAAGGTTACAGCTATGACGAATTTGGAGGCACTGAAGAAAGAGGAGACAAGTCTTTCAAAAACAGTGTAAAATTCACTGGTGCTGTAAATGACAGTTCTACCGGACTATACTACATGAATGCCAGATTCTATAACCCAAGCACCGCTAGATTCCTAACTCAAGATAGCTACACAGGAAATCCATACGAGCCGCGAACTCAACATCTATACAGTTACTGCGCTAACGACCCAATAAATTATACCGACCCTACAGGACATATGATGAGAAGTGATGCAGAAGATGGAGGAAGCACCCCTGACCCATTGCAGACTTATTTGAATAATAGGGTTAAATTGGGAGGCAGCTCCGTACTTTCACCAGCTACTAGAAAAGCTTGGAATGGCTTAAATGATACATTTAAATATGAAGGGGTTATTTCTAATTTCGCAAAAAATATTGACAAAGGGATTAGTAAAGCATCAGATGCGGCGAACAACAATATTATATTTGCTATTGTGCCTTTATTAAGAGGTAACACACAAGCATTAGAAAGGGATACAGAACTATTTGAGAGTAAGATTCCTCGCATAGAAGGTATTATTCAGAGGTCATCTAAAACCTGTAATCTTCCGGTTTTACATTCAGATCAGATTATAATGAATAATTATCAACGATACTATAACGAAGCTTGGTCTCAAGTTGTCAATGATTTCAATAAGGGAAAGATTACTATACCAGCTGATATGAATTGGAAAACTGTACTGGGGCAACGTACTGATTCAATAGCTAGAAATAGACTTATTAATTTTTTGGGAAGAGAAGGAATTCCAGAAGGACCACAAACCGATGTGCTTGTAAACAGGTGGCTACGTGATCCAAGTGGTTCTGGCAAATATCGTATACCTGATTTGAGACTAAAAGCAACTGGAAATATACTTGATGGTACAATTGGTAATAAAACTATGACTTCTCCTCAAATTCAGGATTTTATTAAATTTTCTGGTGGAGATAAAGTAATAATCATAAGACCTTAACTTAAATTGGAAAAGGAGAAACGGTATGGCATTAAGCTGCTGGTATAAGAGACTTAAAGATATATTGATATATAATATACATTATGCACCTAATTATCCTTATGAGGATTACACTAATTTATATAAAGAGTTTGGGCAAATAGAGGAGTATCTTGACAATGTAAAAAATGGAGTAAAGTCTGATTACAAGATAACTCAATTGAATTTTGCTAAAGTGAAAATAAAAGATGCATTTTTAAAGTATGAATCAGGAAACAATGGAAGAGTGTTATTAGAGGAAGCATTAAGATATGTGGAAGATTCTAAACGTGCAAAGCCACCTGCTACAAACTTTATTGCAGGTTCTAATGGTATTGTTAAACTAAATAAAGAAAGTGAAAATGAGTAAAATGAGTATTTATCGGTATATCTAAAACGTAGGTTAAAGATACCTATATTTATATCTATATGAATAATAATGCTATAATGGCTTTGTAGAGAGTTATTAAGCAAAACAAAATAAATGCTAAAATGGTGGTAGCGACAGCAAAAAATTGTTGCTACCATTATTCTTTAATATATAATACATAGTTTCAGTCCTTAGAGAGTATTTAATTAAAAAGTGAAATTTATGTTGTTTCTAGGATAGTGAGTAAAAGAACAGTTAAAATCCAATAAATAGTCTAGTTATTGGACTTCGGAGAAGAAGCATAGGAGAAATAATGGGAAAAGTGGAATAGTAGTGGTAATTATATGTAAGATACATTGAAAAGTTTTTAAAGTAGTGGAAATGGAAGAGTTGCAGACACTAATAATTATGCGCATTCAAAAAGGTTATTTTAGAATAAATATACACAATTATAATAATTAAATTATTATAATTGATTTAACTGCTGAAAAATATGGTGAGATAATCCGAATTAATATAATTGGCACATATAAAAGTGGGGAGCCAATAATAAGTGAGATAAATACCACTAATATAATTAATAAAAAAATAAACTGATATTCTTATAAAGGGAGATTATGATGCCTAAAGAAAAAAATTTCTTTGCTACTAAAGCAGATTTAATAAATGGGCTAGACGCATTTGAGCAATTAAGACCAGTTAAGTATGTAAAATGTGGCGTGTCAGATACTAAAGAAATATTGATTTATGAAACTATTGATGAGTTTATTAACCTAGGTAAAAATAGTACAGGAGATCATCAAAGCGAGAGTTATCTGGTTCTTGATTATAATGTGGATTTAAATTTAAGACAAATAAAGCAAATGGATGGAAGTGTAAAGTATTTTGTTGATCAATTAATGAATAAAAGTTCTGTTGTGTTTTGGCCAGGAGGTATTTATGATGAAACCTATTTAATTTGTGGTCATGTTGCTACAATATCAGATGATCCTATATCATTAGATCTATTTAAGCATTTTTCAATGGCTATAACTAAAGGGTTTGAAAAGGTTGGGAGATATTATATTGGATTAGAGGCTAGGAAATTATCTTTAAAAAGAAGGTTAATTACAATGAATATTAATCAACCTGTAGAATATGATTTGAAGTTATAATCATACTTAAGGAAAACTAATTAAGAAATCTCAAGCAAATTAAGTAAAAAAAATGAATTAGGGGAAAAAGATGAATTTGTTTGGATAGATTTGAGAAAGTAAAATAATGGTGAATCATATTATTAATTACAAAGGCCTTGAGCCAACTTTGAAAAATGCTAAAACTAGGAAGTGATAAAATGACTACATCACTTGTAGGAATGCTGGCAGAAGCAAAAGGCGGTCCGATTGATTATCATGGTAAAAGAGTAATGATGTCATATAAAATACCTGTAACTACAGGTCAGGATGTATTAGTGGAGATTTTAAGGTATGATAATATATTTGAACAAGGAATAGCAATATCTATTGATAAAAGAAAAGGAATAGTAGAAGTTAATAGCCAAAAGACTAATGCTCCTATATTTTGGACAAGGACCGCACCTAGAACATTTAGTTTTAAATGTTTTCCAAGCAAAACCACAGGAGTGTTAAATATTTGGAATGTATGGGAAAATACTGAATACAAGGACAATATTGATGCATGGATAGGTAATGCCGGACTTTACGTTGATCAGGAGGAAGATGGTGCAATTGTTTTTCATTGCAGCAATGGAATGCAGCAGGTTGATTTTGAAAATCTTGTTTTTAGGATCAAATTAAATCAATATAGTGGCAAAGATTAATTCAAGCTATTTACAAAACTAAAAATTCAATACCCTAAATTAAGTTTACAGCATAAAAAGCGAGTTTTTATAGACTCGCTTTTTTTACATCAAATTATACTATTCAATTTATTCTTTAAATGATCAGATATTCTAACCAAAGGTAGTCTAACTTCATCTGAGTCAATAAGACCTAGCTTACTCAGACAGTATTTTATAGGAGCAGGATTAGGTTCTTCAAATAGCATAGGTATTAGTTTTGAGAGCTGCTTCCATATTTCAAGGGCAGCTTTATAATCATTATTTTGTATTTTATTGTACATGTCAATAAAACTTTCAGTATTTAAATGGGAGGAGGCTAATATTCCTCCGCTGGCACCAAGAAGCAGTGAATTATAAAGTAGGATATCTTCTCCTACCATAACTGAAAAGCCGCTGGGTGCATTTAGAATTAGATTCATACTCAGCTTCATGTCACCGCAAGCATCTTTAATACCAACTATATTTTTAAGTTCTGAAAGTTTAAGGATTGTAGGTAGCTCTATATTTCTTCCTGTTCTATATGGAATATTATATAGCACCATATCTAAACTGGTAGACTCCGATATAGCTTTAAAGTGTTCATATATTCCGTTTTGATCAGGTCTATTGTAATATGGACTTACAGAAAGAATCCCTTCAGGCTTATACTTTTCAACTACCTTTATCTTTTCAATAACTTTTTTGGTATAGTTACCTCCAGCACCAACTATGACAGGTACCCTTGCGTTTACATATTCCATGGTTTTATCAAGAATAAGCTCATACTCCATATCAGATATTGTGGGGCTTTCACCAGTAGTTCCTAGCGGTATTATACCTGATATTCCCTTATCTATATAGTAATTAATTAGCTTTTCATAGGATTTTAAATCAACCTTATCCTCTATAAATGGAGTAATTACTGGAAGCCATATTCCATCAAGCTTCATATAAAAAACCTCCTTCTTACTTCTTACTTTTTACCTCTTACTTCTTACTTATCACTTATCATATATTCAGCAATTTGTACTGCATTAGAAGCAGCACCTTTTCTTATGTTGTCAGCGACTACCCAAAGATTAAGACCGTTATTTATGCTGAAGTCCCTTCTTATTCTTCCAACATAAACTTCATCTGTTCCAGCAGCATCTATAGGCATTGGATAGATGTTGTTCTTAACATCATCACGTAAGATTATTCCTTTAGAGTTTTTATATAGTTCAAATATATCTTCTATATTATAGGAAGAATTAAGCTCTACGTTAATGCTTTCACTATGACCATAGTAAACTGGTACTCTAACTGTGGTTGCTGTAATCTTAAGTGAAGAATCCCCTAGAATCTTTTGAGTTTCATCAATCATTTTCTTTTCTTCCTTTGTGTATCCATTATCTAAAAATACATCAATATGAGGAAGTACATTGTAAGCTATTGGGTGAGGATACTTTTTAGGTTCTTCACCTTTTAATCCATTTTCTAGGTCAGAATATCCACCAAGCCCTGAACCAGAAACTGCTTGATAGGTTGAATATACTACTCTTTTAATACCGTAGGCATCATATAGAGGCTTTAAGGCTACTACTGCCTGAATAGTTGAGCAGTTTGGATTTGCAATTATGCCTTTATGCCATTTTATATCCTGTGGATTTACTTCTGGAACTACTAGTGGAACTTCAGAATTCATTCTCCAAGCACTGCTGTTATCTATTACTACAGCGTTATATTTAACAAAAATAGGCGCAAATTGTAGACTTGTATCTCCACCTGCTGAAAAGAGAGCAAAGTCTATTTGCTTGTTAGAGATATTTTCTTCTTTTAATTCTTCTACTATAATTTCACTGCCTTTATAGGATAGCTTGGTACCAGCAGAACGCTTTGAAGCATAGAAGTAAATGTTATTTATAGGAAAGTTTTTTTCCGCAAGTACTTCTATAAATTTTCTTCCTACCATTCCAGTAGCTCCAACTACTGCTACATTATATTTCATATGAATCACTCCTAAATATTTATTTTTATATGAATGTTTTAATAAGCATATACTGACACTTTATTTGGTAAATACAATACAGTATATGACTAAAAAATACAACTGTTAAAGTATTCTTTTACTACTTCTATATCATCAAAGTGTATTGTTCTATCGGATAGTATTTGATAATTTTCATGACCTTTTCCAGCTATAAGAACTACATCACTTGGACGTGCCATTTTTAAAGCATGTATAATTGCTGCTTTTCTATCTAGTATTTTTTCATAACTGCAGTTAGTATTTTTAATACCTTTTTCTACGTCTTCAATAATTTTTTCGGGAAGTTCAGTACGGGGATTATCAGAAGTTATGATGCAGTAATCTGCAAAGTTACCTGCTATATGACCCATAATTGGACGTTTGGTTTTATCTCTATCACCTCCGCAGCCAAATATTACATATAGTTTTCTGGGGTTAAATCTTCTAATGGCATCTAAAGTTTTTTCTAAGCTATCGGGTGTATGAGCGTAGTCTACAATAGCAAGGGGTGTATTATCCCTACACACACACTGAAAGCGACCTTTAATTCCTTCTAGCTGTGCAATGCCTTCAATAATAATATCTAAAGGGAGTCCAAGGAAGTAACAGGCTCCTATAGCTGCAAGAGCATTATATACATTAAACTCTGAGGGAATATTTAATTTAACTTCTTTTTCTACGCCGTGAAAATTTAAGGTGAAGCTTGTGCCAGTAATGGAGAATGACATATTTTTAGCAGAAATATCAGCAGGTGAATTAATACCGTAGGTTATAAAATCACAAGGGCAGTCTTTAATAAATTCCAAGGATACATCATCGTCCATATTTACTATTCCAAGTCTGCACAGACTGAAAAGCTTTTTCTTTGCTATTTTATAATTTTCCATAGTGCCATGCTCATCTAAATGATCTTGACTAAGATTGGTAAAGATGCCTATATCAAAGTCGCAGTTGTCTACTCTATGATTATCCAGTGCTGATGAGGTAACCTCCATCACTACATCATTTACATTTGCATCTGCCATTTCTTTAAAGCTTGCTTGAAGTTCCAGTGAATCAGGGGTGGTTGGGTTAGTTTTCTTTATGCTTAAGGGCTTGTCATCAATGGTATTTTCAATAGTGCTTATAACTCCTACTTTTCTGCCAGCATATTTCAATATACTAGAAATCATATATGTTATAGAGGTTTTGCCGTTAGTACCTGTAGTTCCAATAAGGTTGAATTTATTTGAAGGCTTATTGAAAAATATATTTGCCATTTGTGCCATAGCCTTACGGCCATTCTCAACTTTTATTACTGTAACATGAGATGGAATGTTTTCAATAAATCTTTCAACAACTAAAGCTGAAGCCCCTTTTTCAATTGCTTCTATGGCAAAACTATGTCTATCTAAAACCCGGCTTCTTGTGCAGATAAATAAAGAGTTGCTGCCTACATTTCTGGAATCCCAGCTTATTGTGTCCACTTCATTATTTACGTTTCCTTGAAGTGTTTCATAGTTTATGCCTTTTAATAAATCTATAATTTTCATTGGTTATATCTCCTTTATGCTGTCCTTTAATACTTACACTAATATTGTATTCTAAGTTTTTGCAAATTTTATTGCTTAATGTGCTATAAATATTGCAAAAAGTGCTATAATAAAAAAGTAGGTAAGAAGTAAAAGGTAAGAGGTAGAAGGAAGGTTTTTGTAGTGGAGAAAGAGCTTTCAGGGTATAAAAGAGGATATTTAAAAGAAGATTTTATATATTTTCATTTAAAAGATAAAAAGAGTATGGAATTTGAACTCCATTATCATGATTTTAATAAAATTATTATTACTTTGTCCGGCAAAGTTACCTATCTTGTTGAAGGTAAATCCTATAACTTAAAACCCTGGGACATACTTTTTGTAAGCTCTAATCAAGTTCATAAGGCTATAATAGCTTCTGAGGAAGTATATGAAAGAATAATTATATGGGTAAACCCTCAATTTATCGAAAAGCATAATAGGAGTGACTGTAACCTGTTAACCTGCTTTGAACTCACTTTACTTCAAAAGTTCAATATGCTTAGACTTACGAAGGAACCTTTAAATCAATTAAAACATACTTTAAATCAGCTTGAAGTAGCATGTAAAAGTAATGAGTTTGGAAGTCAAATACTAAAGAACTCCTTATTTCTACAGCTGTTGGTTCATTTAAATAGACTTATGCTGAGAAGCAGCGATTGGGTTATTAAGGACCAGATTTACTACGATAAGAATATAGAAGATATACTAAGTTATATAAATGAGAATATAAGAGAGAATATGAGTGTTGACAGTATAGCTGATAAGTTTTATATTAATAGGCACTACCTGATGCACAAGTTTAAAAAGGAAACGGGTTATACCATTCACAATTATATAGTCCAAAAGAAAATAGCTCTAGCCAGCAGTCTTATAATTCAAGGGGTAAGTATTATGGAGGTGTGTGAAACCTGTGGTTTTAATGACTATTCCAGCTTTGTAAGAGCATATAAAAAACAGTATGGACTGCCGCCTAAAAAACACTTTTCACTTCTTAAAAGTTTGGAGGAAGAATACAAAAGCAGGCATATTATATAGTTCATTGTCTATTAATTTTGTTTACAAAGTGTTTTCTTTTATGAGAGTGAAAAAAAATTAATATATGATATACTTTAATTATTATATTTAAAATTATCAATAATATATTAGAAATATATAAAGGTCCTAAATGGATTTTTAATAATAAATGTCGATAGCAGTCGACATGGATAGATATCACAGTGTTTGGAATGAAATGATGTAAAAGTCCTAAATGGATTTTTACGGACGTCCTACAGACGGGATGTCCGGTGTTTTCAATTGAAAGGAGAAAATATATGCAAAAATGTTCCGTTTGCAAAAAGAATGTTGCAACTATCTTTACAACAAAGATTGAAAATGGAAAACCTGAGACTGTTGGGTTATGTATTCCTTGTGCTCAAAAAATGGGTTTTCCTGTAATAGATCAGGTTATGCAGCAAGCAGGTATTTCAGAGGATGAGCTTGAGAGTATGACTGAACAGATGAATGGCATGCTTGAAAACATGGATAATGAAGAGGGGGATGAAAAAAATTCCCTTATGAATTTTATGAATAACATGTTTCCAGGTATAAATGGTTTAGGAAAAAAGGATGAAGAACTTGAAAGTATAGAAGAACCAGTTAATATAGATAAATCTGCTAACCTAAAAGAAGAATCAAAGGAAAAATCAAAGAAGGGTGGGTTTTTCAAGAAGAGAAAAAACCTTGATACCTATGGCATTAATTTAACTGAAAAGGCTAAGAGTGATGCAGTTGATAAAGTTATAGGAAGAAATAGAGAAATAGACAGAGTTATTCAGATACTAAACAGAAGAACTAAGAACAA includes these proteins:
- a CDS encoding aspartate-semialdehyde dehydrogenase encodes the protein MKYNVAVVGATGMVGRKFIEVLAEKNFPINNIYFYASKRSAGTKLSYKGSEIIVEELKEENISNKQIDFALFSAGGDTSLQFAPIFVKYNAVVIDNSSAWRMNSEVPLVVPEVNPQDIKWHKGIIANPNCSTIQAVVALKPLYDAYGIKRVVYSTYQAVSGSGLGGYSDLENGLKGEEPKKYPHPIAYNVLPHIDVFLDNGYTKEEKKMIDETQKILGDSSLKITATTVRVPVYYGHSESINVELNSSYNIEDIFELYKNSKGIILRDDVKNNIYPMPIDAAGTDEVYVGRIRRDFSINNGLNLWVVADNIRKGAASNAVQIAEYMISDK
- a CDS encoding AraC family transcriptional regulator, producing MEKELSGYKRGYLKEDFIYFHLKDKKSMEFELHYHDFNKIIITLSGKVTYLVEGKSYNLKPWDILFVSSNQVHKAIIASEEVYERIIIWVNPQFIEKHNRSDCNLLTCFELTLLQKFNMLRLTKEPLNQLKHTLNQLEVACKSNEFGSQILKNSLFLQLLVHLNRLMLRSSDWVIKDQIYYDKNIEDILSYINENIRENMSVDSIADKFYINRHYLMHKFKKETGYTIHNYIVQKKIALASSLIIQGVSIMEVCETCGFNDYSSFVRAYKKQYGLPPKKHFSLLKSLEEEYKSRHII
- a CDS encoding UDP-N-acetylmuramoyl-L-alanyl-D-glutamate--2,6-diaminopimelate ligase, whose protein sequence is MKIIDLLKGINYETLQGNVNNEVDTISWDSRNVGSNSLFICTRSRVLDRHSFAIEAIEKGASALVVERFIENIPSHVTVIKVENGRKAMAQMANIFFNKPSNKFNLIGTTGTNGKTSITYMISSILKYAGRKVGVISTIENTIDDKPLSIKKTNPTTPDSLELQASFKEMADANVNDVVMEVTSSALDNHRVDNCDFDIGIFTNLSQDHLDEHGTMENYKIAKKKLFSLCRLGIVNMDDDVSLEFIKDCPCDFITYGINSPADISAKNMSFSITGTSFTLNFHGVEKEVKLNIPSEFNVYNALAAIGACYFLGLPLDIIIEGIAQLEGIKGRFQCVCRDNTPLAIVDYAHTPDSLEKTLDAIRRFNPRKLYVIFGCGGDRDKTKRPIMGHIAGNFADYCIITSDNPRTELPEKIIEDVEKGIKNTNCSYEKILDRKAAIIHALKMARPSDVVLIAGKGHENYQILSDRTIHFDDIEVVKEYFNSCIF
- the dapA gene encoding 4-hydroxy-tetrahydrodipicolinate synthase — encoded protein: MKLDGIWLPVITPFIEDKVDLKSYEKLINYYIDKGISGIIPLGTTGESPTISDMEYELILDKTMEYVNARVPVIVGAGGNYTKKVIEKIKVVEKYKPEGILSVSPYYNRPDQNGIYEHFKAISESTSLDMVLYNIPYRTGRNIELPTILKLSELKNIVGIKDACGDMKLSMNLILNAPSGFSVMVGEDILLYNSLLLGASGGILASSHLNTESFIDMYNKIQNNDYKAALEIWKQLSKLIPMLFEEPNPAPIKYCLSKLGLIDSDEVRLPLVRISDHLKNKLNSII